From the genome of Campylobacter sp. RM16189, one region includes:
- a CDS encoding transcriptional repressor: MQNFENFYSKFSTFLKDFNYKNSSQKEGVLKILYINDDHLSAAEIQERFHREFKENISLTAIYQFLNFLEEIGLAISFEESGIKKFELNLNSHHDHLICTKCCKIVSFYDETIENRQDIICENKKFKIEGHTMILYGICKECQK, from the coding sequence ATGCAAAATTTTGAAAATTTTTACTCAAAATTTTCTACCTTTTTAAAAGATTTTAACTATAAAAATTCAAGCCAAAAGGAAGGGGTTTTAAAAATCTTGTATATTAACGATGATCACCTTAGTGCTGCCGAGATACAAGAGAGGTTTCATCGGGAATTTAAAGAAAATATTAGCTTAACGGCAATATATCAGTTTTTAAATTTCTTGGAGGAAATTGGACTGGCGATATCTTTTGAAGAGAGTGGAATCAAAAAATTTGAACTAAATCTAAATTCGCATCACGACCACCTAATATGCACTAAATGCTGTAAAATCGTAAGCTTTTACGATGAAACCATAGAAAATAGACAAGACATAATCTGCGAAAATAAAAAATTTAAAATAGAAGGCCATACGATGATATTATATGGAATTTGTAAAGAGTGTCA
- a CDS encoding lipid-binding SYLF domain-containing protein: MNKIFKLMLCILTLSTFALADFTQSQKVKTSLNILNDFGVSKNKKFKGITGIAIIPSMVKSGFIISGHDGKGIFVARNDDNEWSAPIFVDYKGVGFGAQAGYKSVDLILLFKSSRSWAGLVDGKGSIDITADAVILGAGEKSGVSTDLPEISAWVLERGKAKGVFLGVSINTSMMVVNNQDTNDYYERIYDIADIYHNSPKDSRYTQKLKEVLNKYFE, from the coding sequence GCAGATTTTACACAGAGTCAGAAAGTCAAAACCTCACTAAATATACTTAACGACTTTGGAGTAAGTAAAAATAAGAAATTCAAAGGCATTACCGGTATAGCAATAATACCAAGCATGGTCAAAAGCGGATTTATAATATCTGGGCATGACGGAAAGGGAATTTTTGTAGCTAGAAACGATGATAACGAGTGGAGCGCGCCTATCTTTGTAGACTATAAAGGTGTTGGTTTTGGAGCGCAGGCTGGTTATAAATCAGTTGATCTTATTTTACTTTTTAAATCAAGCAGATCATGGGCTGGCTTAGTTGATGGTAAAGGTTCTATAGATATTACCGCTGATGCCGTTATATTAGGAGCCGGAGAGAAGTCCGGAGTCTCAACAGATCTTCCTGAAATTTCCGCATGGGTACTAGAAAGAGGAAAGGCAAAAGGAGTGTTTTTAGGAGTTAGCATAAACACTTCTATGATGGTAGTAAACAATCAAGATACAAATGACTACTACGAAAGAATTTACGATATCGCAGATATCTATCACAACTCTCCAAAAGATAGCAGATATACTCAAAAACTAAAAGAAGTATTAAATAAGTATTTTGAATAG